Proteins from a genomic interval of Gossypium hirsutum isolate 1008001.06 chromosome A09, Gossypium_hirsutum_v2.1, whole genome shotgun sequence:
- the LOC107889275 gene encoding epoxide hydrolase A isoform X1 encodes MEGVEHRVIKVNGINMHVAEKGEGPLILFIHGFPELWYSWRYQIAALSSKGYRAVAPDLRGYGDTDAPDLITSYTCFHIVGDLVQLLNIIAPNEHKVLVVGHDWGAAIAWYMCLFRPDKVKAMFNLSVPFIPHNPQMNPIDGWRAIYGNDYYMCRFQEPGEIEAEFAEMGTETVVKAFLTYRVPGPIMLPKGKPFGHSADTPVALPSWLSEEEVHYYVSKFDNKSGFTGGINYYRNLHRNWELMAPWTGCDVKVAAKFVVGDLDLVYHMPGMKEYIHNGGFKKDVPTLEEVVVMEGVGHFIHMEKPDEINNLIYDFFRQFD; translated from the exons ATGGAAGGGGTTGAGCATAGAGTTATTAAGGTGAATGGCATAAACATGCACGTAGCAGAGAAAGGGGAAGGCCCACTCATTCTTTTCATCCATGGCTTCCCCGAGCTATGGTACTCTTGGCGTTACCAGATTGCTGCTTTGTCTTCCAAAGGTTACCGAGCTGTGGCACCCGACCTGAGAGGCTACGGTGACACGGATGCGCCAGATTTGATCACCAGTTATACCTGCTTCCATATAGTGGGGGATTTGGTTCAGCTTTTAAATATTATTGCCCCAAACGAACACAAAGTGTTGGTAGTAGGGCATGACTGGGGAGCTGCCATAGCTTGGTATATGTGTTTGTTTAGGCCAGACAAAGTGAAAGCTATGTTCAACCTCAGTGTGCCCTTTATTCCACATAATCCACAAATGAACCCTATTGATGGGTGGAGAGCTATCTATGGGAATGATTATTACATGTGTAGATTCCAG GAACCTGGAGAAATAGAAGCTGAGTTTGCGGAAATGGGTACAGAGACAGTAGTGAAGGCATTTCTGACATACAGAGTTCCTGGTCCAATAATGTTACCCAAAGGGAAACCATTTGGACATTCAGCGGATACCCCAGTTGCTTTGCCTTCTTGGTTATCAGAGGAAGAGGTTCATTACTATGTCTCTAAATTTGACAACAAAAGTGGCTTCACTGGTGGAATCAACTATTACCGAAACCTTCACAG AAATTGGGAATTGATGGCACCATGGACTGGTTGTGATGTAAAAGTAGCGGCTAAGTTCGTAGTGGGTGATTTGGACCTGGTATACCATATGCCTGGCATGAAAGAATACATTCACAATGGTGGATTCAAGAAGGACGTGCCAACGTTGGAGGAAGTGGTGGTAATGGAAGGAGTTGGGCACTTCATCCACATGGAAAAACCCGACGAGATTAACAACCTCATTTATGACTTCTTCCGTCAGTTTGattaa
- the LOC121206155 gene encoding chlorophyll a-b binding protein 8, chloroplastic-like, with the protein MALMGFAEHRRFQDWAKPGLMGKQYFLGFEKYLGGSGEPAYPGGPLFNPLGFGKDGKSLKDLKLKEVKNGRLAILAILGYFIQGLVTGVGPYQNLLDHLADPFNNNVLTNLKFH; encoded by the coding sequence ATGGCACTCATGGGATTTGCAGAGCACAGAAGGTTCCAAGACTGGGCCAAACCAGGTTTGATGGGGAAACAATATTTCTTGGGGTTCGAGAAGTACCTTGGAGGGTCTGGTGAGCCGGCATACCCTGGAGGACCACTGTTTAACCCACTTGGTTTTGGGAAAGATGGGAAGTCATTGAAGGATTTGAAGCTGAAAGAAGTGAAGAATGGGAGATTGGCAATCTTGGCAATCTTGGGTTACTTCATACAAGGGCTCGTGACAGGTGTAGGACCATACCAGAACCTGTTGGATCACTTGGCTGACCCTTTCAATAACAATGTCTTAACTAACCTCAAGTTCCATTAG